A single genomic interval of Mucilaginibacter boryungensis harbors:
- a CDS encoding glycoside hydrolase family 43 protein, which translates to MKKLFSIILTLISISALAQHNPIIPGWYADPEGIKYGDTYWVFPTYSAKYNEQVFLDAFSSKDLQTWEKHPRVLDTSNVKWAKRAVWAPAVLKKGGKYYLFFGANDVHQGEVGGIGVAVANKPDGPYKDLLGKPLINEIVNGAQPIDQFVFKDKDGSYYMYYGGWGHCNVVRLKDDFSGLKPFADGTMYKEITPNGYVEGPYMFRKNDHYYFMWSEGGWTGPDYKVAYAVSDSPLGPFQRVATVLEQDPAVATGAGHHSVIHSESDDKYYIVYHRRPLGEAAANHRVVCIDEMQFDKEGHILPVKMTK; encoded by the coding sequence ATGAAAAAACTGTTTAGCATCATTTTAACCTTAATATCCATCAGCGCTTTAGCCCAGCATAACCCTATTATCCCTGGCTGGTATGCCGATCCGGAAGGTATTAAATACGGCGATACCTATTGGGTTTTCCCTACTTATTCGGCTAAGTATAACGAGCAGGTTTTTCTCGACGCGTTCTCATCGAAAGATTTACAAACCTGGGAAAAGCATCCGCGTGTGCTGGATACATCAAATGTGAAATGGGCGAAACGCGCCGTTTGGGCACCGGCTGTGCTTAAAAAGGGCGGTAAATATTATCTGTTCTTTGGCGCTAACGATGTGCACCAGGGCGAGGTTGGCGGTATTGGCGTAGCAGTAGCCAACAAACCTGATGGCCCTTATAAAGATTTATTGGGTAAACCTTTGATAAACGAGATTGTGAATGGGGCGCAACCTATTGATCAATTTGTGTTTAAGGATAAAGACGGTAGTTATTATATGTATTATGGCGGCTGGGGGCATTGTAACGTGGTAAGGTTAAAGGATGATTTCAGCGGGTTGAAACCTTTTGCAGATGGTACAATGTACAAGGAAATTACCCCGAACGGCTATGTGGAAGGCCCGTATATGTTCAGGAAAAACGACCATTACTATTTTATGTGGAGCGAAGGCGGTTGGACCGGGCCTGACTATAAAGTAGCCTACGCAGTGTCCGATTCGCCATTGGGCCCGTTTCAACGCGTGGCGACAGTGCTTGAGCAAGATCCCGCCGTGGCCACCGGCGCGGGCCACCATTCGGTGATCCATTCAGAAAGTGATGATAAATATTATATCGTGTACCACCGCCGCCCGTTAGGTGAAGCGGCGGCCAACCATAGGGTGGTTTGTATTGATGAAATGCAGTTTGATAAGGAAGGCCATATTTTGCCCGTTAAGATGACGAAGTAA
- a CDS encoding acyltransferase family protein, whose translation MTDKHKRVFGLDVFRATAIILVLMSHTISLIGTKVIMDIFYVVGVIGVELFFVLSGFLIGIILIKLYHTAPVISFESIKVFWIRRWFRTLPNYYLMLIVYIFMFSYLNHKNILTKFDTLLYFGFLQNFFSEIKESFFGVSWSLSIEEWFYIFFPALLFGSQRFFKNKQKAIFTLIIIFIAFPFLTRTYFEFFGRNIGWDTGYRKIVPLRLDGIAMGVLAAYFKYYYDQQFNKYKNLFFSIGLVFLLLLIVFFYYATCVHSTVSMNIIKATVFFTLFSLSIALLIPFIYKLNDSNLNKIFLLIIRNISIISYSMYLLHPIIIIFVLHFFIIYNVICKILLMWILTLISGYIQYCFFEQKITRLREFYSKSSTNIIIN comes from the coding sequence ATGACCGACAAGCATAAACGGGTATTTGGCCTTGATGTTTTCCGTGCAACTGCAATTATACTTGTATTAATGTCACATACCATTTCATTAATAGGCACTAAAGTTATAATGGATATCTTTTATGTAGTTGGTGTAATTGGAGTTGAACTATTTTTTGTGCTAAGTGGCTTTTTAATTGGCATAATTTTAATCAAATTATACCATACAGCACCAGTAATAAGCTTTGAAAGCATAAAAGTATTTTGGATTAGGAGATGGTTTAGAACTCTACCGAATTATTACCTAATGTTGATAGTATATATATTCATGTTCTCATACCTCAATCATAAAAATATACTAACAAAATTTGATACTCTCTTGTATTTCGGATTCTTACAAAACTTTTTTTCAGAGATAAAGGAAAGTTTTTTTGGTGTCTCATGGAGTTTAAGTATTGAAGAATGGTTTTATATTTTTTTTCCTGCGTTATTGTTCGGCAGCCAGCGTTTTTTTAAAAATAAACAAAAAGCAATATTTACCCTAATTATAATATTTATTGCATTCCCCTTTTTAACGCGCACATATTTCGAGTTTTTTGGCAGAAACATTGGGTGGGATACGGGGTATCGGAAAATAGTACCACTTCGTTTAGATGGCATCGCAATGGGGGTACTAGCTGCTTATTTTAAGTATTACTATGATCAACAATTTAATAAATATAAAAACTTATTCTTTTCAATAGGATTGGTATTCCTGCTATTGTTAATCGTGTTTTTTTATTATGCCACGTGCGTTCATTCAACCGTATCAATGAACATTATAAAAGCTACTGTTTTTTTCACACTATTTAGTTTATCAATAGCATTACTCATACCGTTTATTTATAAACTAAATGACAGTAATTTGAATAAAATATTTTTATTGATTATACGCAATATTAGCATAATATCTTATTCAATGTATTTATTGCATCCCATAATAATTATATTTGTATTACACTTTTTTATTATATATAATGTTATATGCAAAATTTTATTAATGTGGATTCTTACATTGATTTCAGGTTATATTCAATATTGTTTTTTTGAACAAAAAATAACTAGGCTAAGAGAATTTTATAGTAAAAGTTCCACTAATATTATTATTAATTAA
- the ligD gene encoding DNA ligase D, protein MGLKEYVKKRDFEKTTEPKAGRSKDKDHLMFVIQKHDASRLHYDFRLEMDGVLKSWAVPKGPSTDPKTKRLAMMVEDHPFDYRNFEGIIPKGEYGGGTVIVWDEGTYEPIEEIKGKKAQEKHLLKQLHEGSLKIKLHGEKLEGEYALVKTHGMGETGWLLIKHKDEFASEKDITKKDKSILSGKTIETMEKTSEKVWQHGHEEDVEKGAKTSKKKSLEKQAEEVVGENVAAGVVDTDIIDVDAILRSAPKSAFPKNIKPMKATLVDEPFDDPNWLYEVKWDGYRAIAHINNTGAELISRNNIPFDKYYPINKLLNDWKINAVIDGEILVLNDKGVSDFGALQNWRSEADGNLIYYVFDILWYEGKNLMSLPLNQRLAILKKVLPVGDDRIRQSKTFAASGIEFFNAAEKIGLEGIIAKKADSVYTSDLRSKEWLKIKVKRRQEVVIAGFTKNEGTAKAFSALILGVYDGKTLKYVGKVGTGFSDKLQKEMMAEFKPLITDKSPFDVEPDVDKPSRFRPQRLGAKPTWLKPELVGEVNFAEVTSEGIFRQASFKGLRMDKKAKEVILETPKDTEETVEEVEKPKGKHAKAIEPPKDTDRKTLLNPKDETQVRKICGHDLKFTHLSKVYWPEDGVTKRDMFNYYYRIAEYILPYLKDRPMSLNRFPNGIHGPSFYQKDVKGKAPDWVTKTFPYTTSEGEHKEYLVGSDESYLLWMASLGCIEMNPWFSRIQSPDNPDYCVIDLDPDKNTFDQVIEAAQEVRKVLDAIEVPSFPKTSGSTGMHIYIPLGAKYDYDQSQMFARIIVNLVHKQIPDYTSLERMVANRKGKMYLDFLQNRPGATIAGPYSLRPKPGATVSMPLTWDEVKPRLTMKHFTIFNSVDRLKETGDLFKGVLGKGIDLEKTIKKAQQIFG, encoded by the coding sequence ATGGGCCTGAAAGAATATGTCAAAAAGCGGGACTTTGAAAAGACCACCGAGCCTAAGGCTGGTCGCAGCAAGGACAAAGATCATTTAATGTTTGTGATACAAAAGCACGATGCTTCGCGCCTGCATTATGATTTCAGGCTGGAAATGGATGGCGTATTAAAAAGTTGGGCCGTACCTAAAGGCCCATCAACCGACCCTAAAACCAAGCGATTGGCTATGATGGTGGAAGACCACCCGTTTGATTACCGAAATTTTGAGGGTATCATTCCCAAAGGCGAATACGGTGGGGGTACAGTGATTGTTTGGGACGAGGGTACCTATGAGCCGATTGAGGAAATAAAAGGTAAGAAAGCCCAGGAAAAGCATCTGTTAAAGCAACTCCACGAAGGATCGTTAAAGATAAAGCTGCATGGTGAAAAACTGGAGGGCGAATACGCGTTGGTGAAAACCCATGGTATGGGCGAAACTGGCTGGCTGCTGATCAAACACAAAGACGAATTCGCGTCGGAAAAGGACATTACCAAAAAGGACAAATCGATACTGTCCGGCAAAACCATCGAAACTATGGAAAAAACCAGCGAGAAAGTTTGGCAGCACGGGCACGAAGAGGACGTAGAAAAGGGCGCTAAAACATCGAAAAAAAAAAGCCTGGAAAAACAAGCTGAGGAAGTGGTGGGTGAAAACGTGGCTGCGGGCGTTGTGGATACGGATATAATTGATGTTGATGCTATACTGAGATCGGCGCCCAAATCAGCCTTCCCAAAAAATATCAAACCCATGAAAGCCACCCTGGTGGATGAACCTTTTGACGACCCTAACTGGTTGTATGAAGTAAAATGGGATGGGTACCGCGCTATAGCGCATATTAACAACACTGGTGCCGAACTGATCTCGCGTAATAATATCCCTTTCGATAAATATTATCCTATTAATAAGCTACTTAACGATTGGAAAATAAACGCTGTTATTGATGGCGAAATATTAGTGCTGAATGATAAAGGCGTGTCCGATTTTGGCGCGCTGCAAAATTGGCGCAGCGAAGCAGATGGTAACTTAATTTATTATGTTTTTGATATTTTATGGTATGAAGGTAAAAACCTGATGAGCTTGCCGCTTAATCAACGGCTGGCCATTTTAAAAAAGGTGCTGCCTGTCGGTGATGACCGCATAAGACAAAGCAAGACATTTGCCGCCAGCGGTATCGAGTTTTTTAATGCTGCCGAAAAAATAGGTCTTGAAGGCATCATAGCTAAAAAAGCAGATAGCGTTTACACATCCGACCTACGGTCTAAAGAGTGGCTGAAGATAAAGGTGAAACGTCGCCAGGAGGTTGTAATAGCCGGCTTCACAAAAAACGAAGGGACTGCCAAAGCCTTCAGCGCTTTGATTTTAGGAGTGTACGATGGCAAAACGTTGAAATATGTGGGCAAAGTGGGCACAGGCTTTTCAGATAAATTGCAGAAGGAAATGATGGCCGAGTTTAAGCCATTAATTACCGATAAAAGCCCGTTTGACGTAGAGCCTGATGTAGATAAGCCATCACGTTTTCGTCCGCAGCGTTTGGGGGCAAAGCCAACCTGGTTAAAACCTGAACTGGTAGGCGAAGTTAATTTTGCCGAGGTAACCAGCGAGGGCATTTTCCGTCAGGCATCATTTAAAGGTTTGCGTATGGATAAAAAAGCGAAGGAGGTGATATTGGAAACACCAAAAGATACCGAGGAAACTGTGGAAGAGGTGGAGAAGCCGAAGGGCAAACATGCTAAAGCTATTGAACCGCCAAAAGATACCGACCGTAAAACATTGCTAAACCCTAAAGATGAAACACAGGTGCGCAAAATTTGCGGCCACGACCTTAAGTTTACTCATTTAAGCAAGGTTTACTGGCCCGAGGACGGTGTGACCAAACGCGATATGTTTAATTATTACTATCGCATAGCGGAATATATTTTGCCTTACCTGAAGGACAGGCCAATGTCGCTCAACCGTTTTCCCAATGGCATACACGGACCAAGTTTTTACCAGAAAGATGTAAAAGGCAAAGCGCCGGACTGGGTAACTAAAACTTTTCCATACACTACCAGCGAAGGTGAACATAAAGAGTATCTGGTAGGGTCAGATGAATCATACTTATTATGGATGGCATCCTTAGGTTGTATTGAGATGAACCCATGGTTTAGCCGTATACAATCACCGGATAACCCTGATTATTGCGTAATTGATCTTGATCCTGATAAAAACACCTTCGACCAGGTAATTGAAGCTGCACAGGAAGTGCGGAAAGTACTTGATGCGATAGAAGTACCATCGTTCCCAAAAACATCCGGTTCAACCGGGATGCATATTTACATCCCCTTAGGGGCAAAATATGATTATGACCAATCGCAGATGTTTGCCCGGATCATCGTTAATCTTGTGCATAAACAAATACCCGATTATACCAGTCTTGAACGCATGGTAGCCAACCGTAAGGGTAAAATGTACTTAGACTTTCTGCAAAACCGCCCGGGAGCTACCATTGCAGGGCCATATTCGTTAAGGCCCAAGCCAGGCGCTACTGTATCTATGCCACTTACATGGGATGAAGTAAAACCCCGATTGACCATGAAACACTTTACCATCTTTAATTCAGTTGACCGGCTAAAAGAAACCGGCGACTTATTTAAGGGTGTACTGGGTAAAGGGATTGACCTGGAAAAAACCATTAAAAAGGCTCAGCAAATTTTTGGATGA